In Asterias rubens chromosome 10, eAstRub1.3, whole genome shotgun sequence, the following proteins share a genomic window:
- the LOC117295950 gene encoding acyl-coenzyme A thioesterase THEM4-like isoform X1 — protein MAGSLEKLSNLMLITPQNDRLKETEELLSRLAATEGWQKIFDSRIDKRTAPIFTSVTTINGQVIDHALFLHKGREKVVGVCQFGKDAQGPTGWAHGGASATMHDAITGTLARRHTNEKVVTGNLNISFINPTPMRAAILMEATIQKREGRKIFLRGRLKSADGKITYTESTAIFIILNDELGKISKL, from the exons ATG GCTGGAAGTTTGGAGAAGCTCTCAAATCTAATGTTGATAACGCCGCAGAATGACAGACTTAAAGAGACCGAAGAGCTGCTTTCAAGACTAGCCGCTACGGAGGGATGGCAGAAAATATTTGACTCAAGAATCGACAAACGAACAGCACCTATATTCACCAGCGTTACGACGATTAATGGACAGGTCATTGACCACGCCCTGTTTCTTCACAAGGGACGGGAGAAGGTCGTTGGAGTTTGTCAGTTTGGAAAGGACGCTCAGGGTCCTACAGG ATGGGCACATGGAGGTGCAAGTGCCACAATGCATGATGCGATTACTGGAACTCTAGCCAGAAGACATACAAATGAGAAGGTTGTCACTGGAAATCTTAACATTAGTTTTATTAA CCCAACACCAATGAGAGCAGCCATTTTAATGGAAGCAACCATTCAAAAGAGGGAAGGACGAAAAATCTTCTTGAGGGGACGTCTTAAAAGTGCAGATGGAAAAATAACTTACACTGAGTCTACAGCCATCTTCATAATCCTTAACGATGAATTGGGGAAAATCTCCAAATTATAA
- the LOC117295950 gene encoding acyl-coenzyme A thioesterase THEM4-like isoform X3 has protein sequence MLITPQNDRLKETEELLSRLAATEGWQKIFDSRIDKRTAPIFTSVTTINGQVIDHALFLHKGREKVVGVCQFGKDAQGPTGWAHGGASATMHDAITGTLARRHTNEKVVTGNLNISFINPTPMRAAILMEATIQKREGRKIFLRGRLKSADGKITYTESTAIFIILNDELGKISKL, from the exons ATGTTGATAACGCCGCAGAATGACAGACTTAAAGAGACCGAAGAGCTGCTTTCAAGACTAGCCGCTACGGAGGGATGGCAGAAAATATTTGACTCAAGAATCGACAAACGAACAGCACCTATATTCACCAGCGTTACGACGATTAATGGACAGGTCATTGACCACGCCCTGTTTCTTCACAAGGGACGGGAGAAGGTCGTTGGAGTTTGTCAGTTTGGAAAGGACGCTCAGGGTCCTACAGG ATGGGCACATGGAGGTGCAAGTGCCACAATGCATGATGCGATTACTGGAACTCTAGCCAGAAGACATACAAATGAGAAGGTTGTCACTGGAAATCTTAACATTAGTTTTATTAA CCCAACACCAATGAGAGCAGCCATTTTAATGGAAGCAACCATTCAAAAGAGGGAAGGACGAAAAATCTTCTTGAGGGGACGTCTTAAAAGTGCAGATGGAAAAATAACTTACACTGAGTCTACAGCCATCTTCATAATCCTTAACGATGAATTGGGGAAAATCTCCAAATTATAA